One Zootoca vivipara chromosome 9, rZooViv1.1, whole genome shotgun sequence DNA window includes the following coding sequences:
- the CNOT6L gene encoding CCR4-NOT transcription complex subunit 6-like isoform X2, with product MVSLRELLLNNNLLRVLPYELGRLFQLQTLGLKGNPLSQDILSLYQDSDGTRKLLNYMLDNLAVHPEQLPPRPWITLKERDQILPSASFTVMCYNVLCDKYATRQLYGYCPSWALNWEYRKKGIMEEIVNWDADIISLQEVETEQYFTLFLPALKERGYDGFFSPKSRAKIMSEQERKHVDGCAIFFKTEKFTLVQKHTVEFNQVAMANSEGSEAMLNRVMTKDNIGVAVVLEVHKELFGTGMKPLHTVDNQLLIIANAHMHWDPEYSDVKLVQTMMFVSELKSILEKASSRPGSPITDKNSIPLVLCADLNSLPDSGVVEYLSNGIVADNHKDFKELRYNECLMNFSGNGKNGAPEGRITHGFQLKSAYENNLMPYTNYTFDFKGVIDYIFYSNTHMNVLGVLGPLDPQWLAENNITGCPHPHIPSDHFSLLTQLELHPLFLPPVNGIHLASRR from the exons atgGTATCTCTCAG GGAATTGCTTTTAAACAACAATTTGTTACGAGTTTTGCCTTATGAACTTGGACGGCTCTTCCAGCTACAAACACTAGGTTTGAAAG GCAATCCTTTATCACAAGATATTCTCAGCCTGTACCAGGACTCAGATGGAACACGGAAGTTACTGAACTACATGCTTGACAATCTAGCAG TTCATCCAGAGCAGCTGCCTCCAAGGCCATGGATTACATTGAAAGAGCGAGACCAAATTCTGCCCTCCG CTTCTTTTACAGTCATGTGTTATAATGTGTTGTGTGATAAATACGCCACCCGACAGCTCTATGGCTACTGTCCATCATGGGCATTAAATTGGGAATACAGAAAAAAGGGAATCATGGAAGAAATTGTGAACTGGGATGCAGATATCATTAGTCTTCAG GAAGTAGAAACTGAGCAATACTTCACCCTCTTTCTGCCAGCATTAAAAGAGCGTGGATATGATGGATTTTTTTCTCCAAAGTCACGTGCCAAAATCATGTCTGAGCAGGAGCGAAAGCATGTGGATGGTTGTGCAATATTCTTCAAAACGGAAAA GTTCACATTGGTGCAGAAGCACACGGTAGAATTCaaccaagtggcaatggcaaaCTCCGAAGGATCAGAAGCTATGTTGAATCGAGTGATGACAAAGGACAACATTGGTGTTGCTGTCGTGTTAGAGGTGCATAAGGAACTATTTGGGACAG GGATGAAGCCTCTCCATACCGTGGACAACCAGCTGCTTATTATAGCAAATGCCCACATGCATTGGGACCCTGAATATTCAGATGTAAAACTTGTCCAGACAATGATGTTTGTCTCGGAACTGAAAAGTATCCTTGAGAAAGCCTCTAGCCGGCCTGGAAGCCCAATAACAGATAAGAATTCCATCCCTCTGGTGCTGTGTGCAGATCTTAATTCACTGCCGGATTCAG gTGTTGTGGAATACTTAAGCAACGGAATAGTAGCTGACAACCATAAAGATTTCAAGGAGCTGCGTTACAATGAGTGTCTCATGAACTTCAGTGGCAATGGGAAGAACGGGGCTCCGGAAGGAAGAATCACACATGGCTTCCAGCTGAAGAGCGCTTATGAAAACAACTTGATGCCTTATACCAATTACACCTTTGATTTCAAA GGTGTGATTGACTACATTTTTTATTCCAACACTCACATGAACGTGCTTGGTGTCCTGGGGCCTTTGGACCCTCAGTGGCTGGCTGAGAACAACATCACCGGATGCCCCCACCCTCACATCCCTTCAGACCACTTCTCACTGTTGACGCAGCTGGAGCTCCATCCTCTGTTCCTGCCTCCTGTCAATGGCATCCATTTGGCCAGCAGGCGGTAG
- the CNOT6L gene encoding CCR4-NOT transcription complex subunit 6-like isoform X1 produces MPKEKYDPPDPRRIYTIMSAEEVANGKKSHWAELEISGRVRSLSPSLWSLTHLTALHLNDNYLTRIPPDIAKLHNLVYLDLSSNKLRSLPAELGNMVSLRELLLNNNLLRVLPYELGRLFQLQTLGLKGNPLSQDILSLYQDSDGTRKLLNYMLDNLAVHPEQLPPRPWITLKERDQILPSASFTVMCYNVLCDKYATRQLYGYCPSWALNWEYRKKGIMEEIVNWDADIISLQEVETEQYFTLFLPALKERGYDGFFSPKSRAKIMSEQERKHVDGCAIFFKTEKFTLVQKHTVEFNQVAMANSEGSEAMLNRVMTKDNIGVAVVLEVHKELFGTGMKPLHTVDNQLLIIANAHMHWDPEYSDVKLVQTMMFVSELKSILEKASSRPGSPITDKNSIPLVLCADLNSLPDSGVVEYLSNGIVADNHKDFKELRYNECLMNFSGNGKNGAPEGRITHGFQLKSAYENNLMPYTNYTFDFKGVIDYIFYSNTHMNVLGVLGPLDPQWLAENNITGCPHPHIPSDHFSLLTQLELHPLFLPPVNGIHLASRR; encoded by the exons ATGCCAAAGGAAAAATATGATCCTCCAGATCCTCGCAGAATTTACACCATCATGTCAGCAGAGGAGGTAGCCAATGGGAAGAAGTCCCATTGGGCAGAATTGGAAATCTCGG GCAGAGTGCGGAGCTTAAGTCCGTCTCTTTGGTCACTAACACACTTGACTGCTCTCCACCTCAATGACAACTATCTGACTCGCATTCCACCTGATATTGCCAAGCTTCATAATCTGGTTTACTTGGATCTCTCATCCAACAAACTCAGAAGTTtaccagcagaactaggaaacatgGTATCTCTCAG GGAATTGCTTTTAAACAACAATTTGTTACGAGTTTTGCCTTATGAACTTGGACGGCTCTTCCAGCTACAAACACTAGGTTTGAAAG GCAATCCTTTATCACAAGATATTCTCAGCCTGTACCAGGACTCAGATGGAACACGGAAGTTACTGAACTACATGCTTGACAATCTAGCAG TTCATCCAGAGCAGCTGCCTCCAAGGCCATGGATTACATTGAAAGAGCGAGACCAAATTCTGCCCTCCG CTTCTTTTACAGTCATGTGTTATAATGTGTTGTGTGATAAATACGCCACCCGACAGCTCTATGGCTACTGTCCATCATGGGCATTAAATTGGGAATACAGAAAAAAGGGAATCATGGAAGAAATTGTGAACTGGGATGCAGATATCATTAGTCTTCAG GAAGTAGAAACTGAGCAATACTTCACCCTCTTTCTGCCAGCATTAAAAGAGCGTGGATATGATGGATTTTTTTCTCCAAAGTCACGTGCCAAAATCATGTCTGAGCAGGAGCGAAAGCATGTGGATGGTTGTGCAATATTCTTCAAAACGGAAAA GTTCACATTGGTGCAGAAGCACACGGTAGAATTCaaccaagtggcaatggcaaaCTCCGAAGGATCAGAAGCTATGTTGAATCGAGTGATGACAAAGGACAACATTGGTGTTGCTGTCGTGTTAGAGGTGCATAAGGAACTATTTGGGACAG GGATGAAGCCTCTCCATACCGTGGACAACCAGCTGCTTATTATAGCAAATGCCCACATGCATTGGGACCCTGAATATTCAGATGTAAAACTTGTCCAGACAATGATGTTTGTCTCGGAACTGAAAAGTATCCTTGAGAAAGCCTCTAGCCGGCCTGGAAGCCCAATAACAGATAAGAATTCCATCCCTCTGGTGCTGTGTGCAGATCTTAATTCACTGCCGGATTCAG gTGTTGTGGAATACTTAAGCAACGGAATAGTAGCTGACAACCATAAAGATTTCAAGGAGCTGCGTTACAATGAGTGTCTCATGAACTTCAGTGGCAATGGGAAGAACGGGGCTCCGGAAGGAAGAATCACACATGGCTTCCAGCTGAAGAGCGCTTATGAAAACAACTTGATGCCTTATACCAATTACACCTTTGATTTCAAA GGTGTGATTGACTACATTTTTTATTCCAACACTCACATGAACGTGCTTGGTGTCCTGGGGCCTTTGGACCCTCAGTGGCTGGCTGAGAACAACATCACCGGATGCCCCCACCCTCACATCCCTTCAGACCACTTCTCACTGTTGACGCAGCTGGAGCTCCATCCTCTGTTCCTGCCTCCTGTCAATGGCATCCATTTGGCCAGCAGGCGGTAG